In Capsicum annuum cultivar UCD-10X-F1 chromosome 7, UCD10Xv1.1, whole genome shotgun sequence, one genomic interval encodes:
- the LOC124885677 gene encoding uncharacterized protein LOC124885677 yields MDNCIGVSMPKTSNVVFDPSPDDNLVDGSLYRCKLSQAMRQPQPLMSHWVALKRLLRYLRSTILFGVPIAKESDRRMFAYSDSDMGRRRSRSYLHHSTTYICANPVFHSRMKHMAIDFHFVREQVERKQIDGAHLHAFDQVVDLLTKPLPHTLFNKYFSKLA; encoded by the exons ATGGATAACTGCATAGGTGTTTCCATGCCTAAGACATCTAATGTTGTTTTTGATCCCTCACCTGATGATAATTTAGTTGATGGTTCCTTATATCGTTG CAAGTTGTCACAGGCTATGCGTCAGCCTCAACCGCTTATGTCTCATTGGGTTGCTCTTAAACGACTTCTCCGATATCTTCGTTCAACTATTTTATTTGGTGTACCCATTGCTAAGGAGAGTGATCGTCGAATGTTTGCGTACTCTGATTCAGACATGGGCAGGAGACGTTCAAGATCGTACCTCCACCACAG CACCACTTATATTTGTGCCAATCCTGTCTTCCATAGCCGCATGAAGCATATGGCCATCGACTTCCACTTTGTCCGTGAGCAGGTTGAGAGAAAACAGATTGATGGTGCACATTTACATGCTTTTGATCAAGTTGTTGATCTTCTAACAAAGCCTCTTCCCCATACacttttcaataaatatttttccaaGTTGGCGTAG